TCCACACCCATTCCCCGGCAGTTATCGAGGCCCGCAAAACCATTCTGGAACTGCTTTTGGCTAACCACCCCTTGGACTGCCTGACCTGTGAAAAAAGTGGCGACTGCAAGCTCCAGGATTACTGCTATGAATACGAGATTACCAATTCCGGTTTCGAAGGCGAGCGCCACACTTATGAGCTGGACGAATCTAATCCCTATATTATCAGGGATAACAATAAATGCATTCTCTGTGGCAAATGTGTCCGGGCTTGCGCGGAAATTAAAGGGGCAAATGTGCTGGAATTTACTAACCGGGGATTTAATACCAAGGTCACTACCGCTTTTGATTTGCCATTCTGTGATTCAGATTGTGTATACTGTCATAACTGTGTTGCTGTCTGCCCGGTGGGAGCGTTGCTGCCCAAAGAAATGGCAGGGAAAGGCCGCCGCTGGGAGATGGAGAAAGAACCGGTTACCTGTACTTTCTGTGAAGCGGGTTGTGAATTCTTCCTCTATAGGAAAAACGGCAAAGTTGTGGGCGTAGTGGCCAAAGGGGCTGCTCCCGGACGACCGCTGTGCCTGAAAGGTCGCCTGGGGTTAAATTTCGTGCATAACCCTGATTGTGTTGACAAGCCCCTTTTAAAAGTGGACGGAGAGTTTATACCGGTAGATTGGGCAGAGGCACTGGGCCTCGGTCCCGTTTTCGAAAAGCTGAAGAAAGTGGAATAAGGGCAGCACAGCTGCCAGCCATTAGCTGTTAGCTTTCAGCTATCAGTTATCAGCCATCAGCTAAAAAAATTTTTCAGGTTGTAGTTTGGTCTTTAGAGAATAACCAAGTTTTGGAGCTTAAGAATAGCTGATGGCTGCCGGCTGACGGCTGTTGGCGGACCCGTAAGTAGTACAGTATTAGCATAAGAAGAGGAGGGAAACGTGGTGCAAAACGTTACCTTAACCTTAAACGGGCAACAAGTGACAGTTCCGGCAGGGACAACAGTTCTTGAGGCAGCCAGGATGCACGGAATTAACATCCCTACTCTCTGTCACGACGAAGAGCTATCCAACCCTGGCGCCTGCCGCCTGTGCGTGGTAGAGATCAAGAACATGAGGAACTTGCCGGCTTCCTGCGTGACTCAAGTCAGCGAAGGAATGGAGGTCTATACCCATTCCCCTGCGGTAATCGAGGCCCGCAAAACCATCCTGGAGCTGCTTTTAGCCAATCACCCCAATGACTGTTTGACCTGCGCCAAGTCGGGGGAATGCAGCTTGCAGGAATATGCCTACGAATATGGAGTGCGTTTTTCCGATATGGGCGAAAAGCATAGCTACCCCATTGATGCTGCCAACCCATTTATTCAAAGAGACTATAATAAATGCATTCTCTGCGGCAAGTGTGTAAGGGCCTGTGCCGAAGTGCAGGGCAGGAATATCATTGACTTTGCTAACCGCGGATTTAACACCAAGGTTGCCACTGCTATGGATTTACCGCTGGAAGAGTCAAACTGTGTCTTCTGCGGCAGCTGCGTAGCCGTTTGCCCGGTGGGCGCTTTGACAGAAAAACAGATGAAGGGCAAAGGTCGCAAATGGGAATTAACTAAAGTTCGCACTACCTGTCCTTACTGTGGAACCGGCTGTACCTTTGACCTGAATGTCAAAGACGGCAGGGTGGTGGGCGTTACCTCTACTCCCGAAGCTGAAGTGAATGGCCGGGCCCTGTGCGTAAAAGGGCGTTTCGGCTACAACTTCATCCACCATCCGGACCGGCTTACCCAGCCGCTCATTAAAAAGGACGGAGAGCTGGTGCCCGCCACCTGGGAGGAAGCATTAGACCTGGTGGCTGAAAAATTCTCCAGTATAAAAAAGGAATACGGTCCTGACGCATTGGCTGTCTTGAGTTCAGCCAGATGCACCAACGAAGAGAATTATTTGGCCAATAAACTGACCCGTGCAGTCTTCGGTACTAACAATATCGATCACTGCGCCCGTCTCTGACACTCTGCCACCGTCGCCGGTCTGGCGATAGCGTTCGGTAGTGGTGCCATGACTAACTCTATTGCGGAAATAGCAGAAACTGACTTTATTTTTGCTATCGGTACCAATACTACTGAGACTCATCCCATAATCAGCTTGAAAGTGCGTAAAGCCTTAAACAAGGGGGCAACGTTAGTGGTGGCCGATCCGCGTAAAACTGAAATGGCGGAAATGGCCGACATCTTTATTCAGCATCAGGCTGGCTCCGACCTGGCCCTTTTAAATGCCATGGCCAACGTGATTATCAGCGAAGATTTGTATGACAAAGAATTTGTAGCCGGTCGCACGGAAGGATTTGAGGATGTCAAACAAGCGGTAGCGAAATATTCTCCCGAATATGCGGAAAGTTTGACGGGAGTCCCTGCGGCAAAAATCAGGGAAGCTGCCCGCAGGTATGCTAAGGCGGAAAATGCCATGATCCTTTATACCATGGGTATTACCCAGCATATTTGCGGCACTGATAACGTTTTGGCTATTGCCAACCTGGCCCTTTTAACAGGCCATATTGGCAAACCTTATAACGGTGTTTGCCCGTTACGGGGCCAAAACAACGTGCAAGGCGCTTGTGACATGGGTGCTTTGCCCAACTACTACCCCGGCTATCAAAAGGTCGAGGATCCCGCCATCAAAGCCAAATTTGAAGCGGC
This region of Zhaonella formicivorans genomic DNA includes:
- a CDS encoding 2Fe-2S iron-sulfur cluster-binding protein — translated: MIKLTIDGQVVQVEPGTTVLQAARQAGIKIPTLCHDERLSSPGACRLCVVEIEGMRNLPASCVTHATEGMVVHTHSPAVIEARKTILELLLANHPLDCLTCEKSGDCKLQDYCYEYEITNSGFEGERHTYELDESNPYIIRDNNKCILCGKCVRACAEIKGANVLEFTNRGFNTKVTTAFDLPFCDSDCVYCHNCVAVCPVGALLPKEMAGKGRRWEMEKEPVTCTFCEAGCEFFLYRKNGKVVGVVAKGAAPGRPLCLKGRLGLNFVHNPDCVDKPLLKVDGEFIPVDWAEALGLGPVFEKLKKVE
- the fdhF gene encoding formate dehydrogenase subunit alpha, with product MQNVTLTLNGQQVTVPAGTTVLEAARMHGINIPTLCHDEELSNPGACRLCVVEIKNMRNLPASCVTQVSEGMEVYTHSPAVIEARKTILELLLANHPNDCLTCAKSGECSLQEYAYEYGVRFSDMGEKHSYPIDAANPFIQRDYNKCILCGKCVRACAEVQGRNIIDFANRGFNTKVATAMDLPLEESNCVFCGSCVAVCPVGALTEKQMKGKGRKWELTKVRTTCPYCGTGCTFDLNVKDGRVVGVTSTPEAEVNGRALCVKGRFGYNFIHHPDRLTQPLIKKDGELVPATWEEALDLVAEKFSSIKKEYGPDALAVLSSARCTNEENYLANKLTRAVFGTNNIDHCARLUHSATVAGLAIAFGSGAMTNSIAEIAETDFIFAIGTNTTETHPIISLKVRKALNKGATLVVADPRKTEMAEMADIFIQHQAGSDLALLNAMANVIISEDLYDKEFVAGRTEGFEDVKQAVAKYSPEYAESLTGVPAAKIREAARRYAKAENAMILYTMGITQHICGTDNVLAIANLALLTGHIGKPYNGVCPLRGQNNVQGACDMGALPNYYPGYQKVEDPAIKAKFEAAWGVQLSGKEGLTVGEMMDGAHEGKVRGMYIIGENPALSDPDANHVISALKHLEFLVVQDIFLTETARLADVVLPAASFAEKSGTFSNTERRVQLVRQAIEPIGQAKPDWKIISEIANRLGGNFLYSSPAEIMEEIARVTPSYGGISHARLEQGSLQWPCPTADHPGTPILHQGKFARGLGKFSAVGHVPPNEQPNAEYPFILSTGRRLHHYHTGTMTRRTGIEILVPEELLELNPQDACKLGITDGEKIKVISRRGEVEVKVKITDIVPEGLVFASFHFWEAAINKLTNSARDPKAKIPEYKVCAVKLEKLGA